In a genomic window of Halobiforma lacisalsi AJ5:
- a CDS encoding Gfo/Idh/MocA family protein, with protein MHQVGIVGCGVIGSRLAEAFDEHERTAIRAVCDRLPEKAESMATTYDCEAVTEVEDLVGIDAVDIVYVGVPPKHHAAVVRAALEAETHVICEKPIAENAAVGRELTERARQSDCTTAINFPFRYTPGFVEMRERIAAGEIGTPKRVTLRFRFPQWPREWQDVDWLAGREQGGPLREVGSHFVFGTRELFGDVADVTADVRYTAPEKYEESIVGTFLAGGNLEHADASGAGRTAVETAAETGGAVELEDSVHGTIDLLCDCAGSEENSITVEGTEGSLSLRAWRRLVADPGEENERVITEEPGETTLSLVDEFVTELEDGNGDLVSFAAATRVQAVVDAVLGVDPT; from the coding sequence ATGCACCAGGTCGGAATCGTCGGCTGTGGCGTTATCGGCTCGCGGCTCGCGGAGGCGTTCGACGAACACGAACGGACTGCGATCCGGGCCGTCTGCGATCGGCTCCCCGAGAAGGCGGAGTCGATGGCGACGACGTACGACTGCGAGGCGGTCACCGAGGTCGAGGACCTCGTCGGGATCGACGCGGTCGACATCGTCTACGTGGGCGTCCCCCCGAAGCACCACGCGGCCGTCGTCCGCGCCGCACTCGAGGCGGAAACACACGTCATCTGCGAGAAGCCCATCGCGGAGAACGCGGCCGTCGGTCGCGAGTTGACCGAGCGTGCCCGGCAGAGCGACTGTACGACCGCGATCAACTTCCCGTTTCGCTACACGCCGGGGTTCGTCGAGATGCGCGAGCGGATCGCGGCCGGCGAGATCGGCACGCCGAAACGCGTTACTCTCCGGTTTCGCTTTCCACAGTGGCCCCGCGAGTGGCAGGACGTCGACTGGCTCGCCGGCCGCGAACAGGGCGGCCCGCTCCGGGAGGTCGGAAGCCACTTCGTGTTCGGCACCCGGGAACTGTTCGGCGACGTCGCCGACGTCACCGCGGACGTTCGGTACACGGCCCCGGAGAAGTACGAGGAGTCCATCGTCGGAACCTTCCTCGCCGGCGGCAATCTCGAGCACGCCGACGCGAGCGGGGCGGGCCGAACGGCCGTCGAAACAGCCGCCGAGACCGGCGGCGCCGTCGAACTCGAGGACAGCGTCCACGGGACGATCGACCTCCTCTGTGACTGTGCCGGCAGCGAGGAGAACAGCATCACGGTCGAAGGGACCGAGGGATCGCTGTCGCTACGGGCGTGGCGTCGACTCGTCGCTGACCCCGGCGAGGAAAACGAACGCGTGATCACCGAGGAACCGGGGGAGACGACGCTGTCGCTGGTCGACGAGTTCGTAACCGAGCTCGAGGACGGGAACGGCGACCTCGTCTCCTTCGCGGCGGCGACGCGCGTCCAGGCCGTCGTCGATGCGGTCCTCGGCGTCGATCCCACCTGA
- a CDS encoding MATE family efflux transporter, with product MGIKGAIDSLFRGPEALDLTSGDIGWPLFYLSLPIVVQNLFQVLYNLADTFWLGRHSTEALSAITFAFPIVFLMISLALGVSVAGSVLVAQHTGAGNEERAAYAASQTMAYAAVISIVLGVLGYVFVDDITALLGVNETVAPLVVEYMRVYAVGLFAVFGFAVFLALMRGYGDTVTPMYVMAGSVILNIVLDPILIFGFDANPLLGVLGLGGLETAALEATGFTGWGIGGAAIATVGSRALALAVGLAIMFRGKRGVRIRLSEMVPDLLFGRTILTIGLPASVEGAARSLSITMLLVVVATFPNAVSGAYGIGTRVFSVIFLPALAVSQGIETMTGQNIGAGKVGRAAETNHFGARAMLGLLTVGGGLIVLAAGPIASVFSPDPAVVDHATTFLRVTGLTFGFIGVMRAYTGGFRGSGHTMIAAAISLVTLGFVRLPVAWIASSTFDVMGLWIAFPISNVVGGIVAYLWFERGTWRDGNLTADDPSLEGVGSNVVSTNDD from the coding sequence ATGGGGATCAAAGGCGCTATCGACTCCCTGTTCAGAGGGCCAGAAGCGTTGGATCTCACCTCGGGAGATATCGGCTGGCCGCTGTTTTACCTCTCGTTGCCGATCGTCGTCCAGAACCTCTTTCAGGTGCTGTACAACCTGGCCGACACCTTCTGGCTCGGGCGTCACAGCACCGAGGCGCTGTCTGCGATTACGTTCGCGTTCCCGATCGTCTTCCTGATGATCTCGCTCGCCCTGGGCGTCTCGGTCGCGGGGAGCGTCCTCGTCGCTCAGCACACCGGAGCCGGCAACGAGGAGCGTGCCGCGTACGCCGCGTCGCAGACCATGGCCTACGCGGCGGTCATCTCCATCGTTCTGGGTGTTCTGGGGTATGTCTTCGTCGACGATATCACTGCACTCCTCGGAGTGAACGAGACCGTGGCACCGCTGGTCGTCGAGTACATGCGCGTCTACGCCGTCGGCCTGTTCGCCGTCTTCGGCTTCGCAGTCTTTCTGGCGCTCATGCGCGGTTACGGCGACACCGTGACGCCGATGTACGTCATGGCCGGTTCGGTGATTCTCAATATCGTCCTCGATCCGATCCTCATCTTCGGGTTCGACGCGAATCCGCTGCTCGGCGTTCTCGGACTGGGTGGACTGGAAACCGCGGCACTCGAGGCGACGGGATTCACCGGCTGGGGGATCGGCGGCGCTGCGATCGCGACCGTGGGGTCCCGGGCGCTTGCCCTCGCCGTCGGGTTGGCGATCATGTTCCGCGGGAAACGCGGCGTCCGGATCCGCCTCTCCGAGATGGTCCCGGACCTCCTGTTCGGGCGAACGATCCTTACCATCGGACTACCGGCCTCCGTCGAAGGTGCCGCTCGATCGCTCTCTATCACCATGCTTCTCGTCGTCGTAGCGACCTTCCCGAACGCGGTCAGCGGGGCGTACGGAATCGGAACCCGAGTCTTTTCGGTGATCTTCCTGCCGGCGCTCGCCGTCTCCCAGGGGATCGAGACGATGACCGGCCAGAACATCGGGGCCGGGAAAGTCGGCCGTGCCGCCGAGACGAACCACTTCGGTGCACGCGCTATGCTCGGACTCCTCACGGTAGGTGGTGGCCTCATCGTGCTCGCTGCGGGACCGATCGCCAGCGTCTTCTCTCCCGATCCGGCAGTGGTCGATCACGCCACGACTTTCCTTCGCGTGACCGGACTCACCTTCGGGTTTATCGGCGTCATGCGCGCCTACACCGGGGGCTTCCGGGGGTCCGGTCACACGATGATCGCGGCCGCTATCTCCCTCGTGACGCTCGGGTTCGTTCGGCTTCCAGTCGCCTGGATCGCCTCGAGCACGTTCGACGTGATGGGACTCTGGATCGCCTTCCCGATCTCGAACGTCGTCGGCGGGATCGTCGCGTATCTCTGGTTCGAGCGCGGCACCTGGCGGGATGGCAACCTGACCGCGGACGATCCGTCACTCGAGGGGGTCGGATCGAACGTCGTCTCGACTAACGACGATTGA
- a CDS encoding sodium-dependent transporter codes for MVRESWASRAGFILAAVGSAIGLGNLWRFPWMTAENGGSAFLLLYLLTVLVVGVPGLLAAFVIGRRSNRNPVGAFKSLSGSRFWTALGGLCVVTSIMLLSFYSVVGGWILRYFLESATGAYFAAPETHFATISYGVEAFGYQLAVLAATSLIVGAGIRRGIEATTKVMMPGIVVLLVGLAIWAAGQPDAAQGYEFYLGFDGAYLAENFLSVLGSAAGQALFTLSIGGGTMITYASYVDDDRSLPLDASVIAVFNLGIGVLAGLVVFPLLFSFAPGPTEGGPGALFVGIASAFANLPGGRLLGAVFFLVVFLAALTSLISILEIPVSFLVDEFDLERSTATRGLFALVAVTGGVNAFSPAVFTLFADHLVDLLLVLGLTGFMVYTAWVLGPAAIEEYLEGSGAISRPLVIPWRYAIGTVFPAFLLFTFYADVTALVGLSVGRGLLSVGTLLTMVVLVSIARRTVSETGPQPGKSRD; via the coding sequence ATGGTACGCGAGAGTTGGGCGAGTCGCGCCGGATTTATTCTGGCCGCGGTCGGAAGCGCGATCGGGTTGGGAAACCTCTGGCGGTTCCCATGGATGACCGCGGAGAACGGCGGAAGTGCCTTTCTGCTACTGTATCTGCTTACCGTCCTCGTCGTTGGGGTGCCGGGGTTACTGGCTGCGTTCGTGATCGGTCGACGGTCGAATCGGAACCCGGTCGGAGCGTTCAAATCCCTCTCCGGATCGCGTTTCTGGACGGCGTTGGGCGGGCTCTGTGTCGTCACGTCGATCATGCTACTGTCGTTCTACAGCGTCGTCGGCGGGTGGATTCTCCGCTACTTCCTCGAGAGTGCGACGGGTGCCTATTTCGCGGCTCCCGAGACCCATTTCGCGACGATCAGCTACGGTGTCGAAGCGTTCGGATACCAACTCGCCGTCCTCGCGGCCACGTCTCTGATCGTCGGCGCGGGGATCAGGCGCGGCATCGAGGCGACGACGAAAGTGATGATGCCCGGCATCGTCGTGTTGCTCGTCGGACTCGCGATCTGGGCGGCCGGACAGCCCGACGCTGCGCAGGGGTACGAGTTCTACCTCGGATTCGACGGGGCCTACCTCGCCGAGAACTTCCTGTCGGTGCTGGGATCGGCCGCCGGCCAGGCGCTTTTCACCCTCTCGATCGGTGGCGGGACGATGATAACCTACGCGTCCTACGTCGACGATGACCGCTCGCTGCCCCTCGACGCCTCAGTTATCGCCGTGTTCAATCTCGGCATCGGTGTTCTGGCCGGACTGGTGGTCTTCCCGTTGTTGTTCTCGTTCGCGCCAGGACCGACCGAGGGCGGCCCCGGCGCCCTGTTCGTCGGTATCGCCAGCGCGTTCGCGAACCTGCCCGGCGGACGACTCCTCGGCGCGGTCTTCTTCCTGGTCGTCTTCCTCGCAGCCCTCACGAGCCTGATCAGCATTCTCGAGATTCCGGTCTCGTTCCTGGTCGACGAGTTCGACCTCGAGCGGTCGACTGCGACCCGTGGATTGTTCGCGCTGGTCGCAGTTACCGGCGGCGTGAACGCGTTCAGCCCTGCGGTGTTTACGCTGTTTGCGGACCATCTCGTCGATCTGCTGTTGGTGCTCGGACTGACCGGGTTCATGGTGTATACGGCCTGGGTGCTCGGCCCGGCCGCGATCGAGGAGTACCTCGAAGGGTCGGGAGCGATCTCGCGTCCCCTGGTGATCCCGTGGCGGTACGCGATCGGGACCGTCTTCCCGGCGTTCCTCCTCTTTACGTTTTACGCCGACGTCACGGCCCTGGTCGGGCTCTCGGTCGGGAGAGGGCTGTTGTCGGTCGGGACGCTGCTGACAATGGTGGTGCTCGTGTCGATTGCTCGCCGTACCGTCTCCGAAACCGGACCACAACCGGGGAAGAGCCGGGACTGA
- a CDS encoding cob(I)yrinic acid a,c-diamide adenosyltransferase, with product MSIYTGRGDDGETDLRDMSRVSKTDPRIEAYGTVDELNALLGTVRPTEYDDVDERLRTVQNHLHVVQAEFADPDPDEDAPEIEAHHVETVEEWIDDCDEELEPLTSFILPTGSERGARLHHARAVCRRAERRAVALAENEEINELAVQYLNRLSDGLFTFARLVNQRDGETEEEPTY from the coding sequence ATGTCGATCTATACGGGTCGCGGCGACGACGGCGAGACGGATCTCCGGGACATGAGTCGCGTCTCGAAGACGGATCCCCGAATCGAAGCCTACGGCACGGTCGACGAACTCAACGCACTGCTCGGCACCGTTCGCCCGACCGAGTACGACGACGTCGACGAGCGGCTCCGGACGGTCCAGAACCACCTCCACGTCGTCCAGGCCGAGTTCGCCGACCCGGATCCCGACGAGGACGCCCCGGAGATCGAAGCCCACCACGTCGAGACCGTCGAGGAGTGGATCGACGACTGCGACGAGGAACTCGAGCCGCTGACCTCCTTCATCCTGCCGACGGGGAGCGAACGCGGCGCACGACTCCACCACGCGCGGGCGGTCTGTCGACGCGCCGAGCGCCGGGCGGTCGCCCTCGCCGAGAACGAGGAGATCAACGAACTTGCCGTCCAGTACCTCAACCGGCTCTCCGACGGGCTCTTTACGTTCGCCCGCCTGGTCAACCAGCGCGACGGGGAGACGGAGGAGGAGCCGACGTACTGA
- a CDS encoding DUF7838 family putative zinc beta-ribbon protein has product MSMELDQYCPECGEDRTFYRAASTTLHLGEKIKWHCPECSYGFVRIGDNGTAVDSSADA; this is encoded by the coding sequence ATGTCCATGGAACTCGACCAGTACTGTCCCGAGTGCGGGGAGGATCGCACGTTCTACCGCGCGGCGAGTACGACCCTGCACCTGGGCGAGAAGATCAAGTGGCATTGCCCCGAGTGCTCGTACGGCTTCGTCCGGATCGGCGACAACGGGACGGCGGTCGACTCGAGCGCCGACGCCTGA
- a CDS encoding inositol monophosphatase family protein yields MQGRRLATTDAIVAIVSPGEDSEAALARLEAWTTDRGIDLATVDVGEDIGDVYDENRATLGVTIGGDGTFLEGIKTFAPRNVPQLGINTGTLAFLSRVEPENLEAALDEVIRGRAEVDSRQQVAVEAPGLEATGINDVMLEHVPPEDPIDRKITTLDVYADDEYVGEFEGTGVAVSTPTGSTGISLSANGPIHYPVNNHTLQLVPLHTHQLGVRPVVVSPSTELRLVTRGEASLLVDGGRSHATLEAGSEVLVTGADQLAHVVRTSYDDHFFSAISKKLGWDIRKPDPDPDPDSDTDPGPAGAVDAELDRRLEVAAGSGPAPDESFASQRSVGTATSTDDGSAETDETDVHERALRIATEAAEAAGEPLRELHGQVETITVKSDKSDVVTEADHQADRIITAVIRNEFPEHRILSEEGPSWERDGNEPPTRDRDPADIDDATGASPTGYTWVVDPLDGTGNFAHGNPNYSVSIALLEDGDPVVGVVYVPETDELFSAIAGREARRNGDRIETTDRDRLDESMLISGYDPDGSFLSHFYQESRGVRRLGSAALNLCYLASGSADATWEHDTHPWDVAAGLVIARAAGATITDERGEPFDLTLEDDGRAALLGSNGPLHPSLLEHLEAGRTGAETNADGGD; encoded by the coding sequence ATGCAAGGACGGAGACTCGCGACGACGGATGCGATCGTCGCGATCGTCAGCCCGGGCGAGGACAGCGAGGCAGCCCTCGCCAGGCTCGAGGCCTGGACGACCGACCGGGGGATCGACCTCGCGACGGTCGACGTCGGCGAGGACATCGGCGACGTCTACGACGAGAACCGGGCGACGCTGGGGGTGACGATCGGCGGGGACGGCACCTTCCTCGAGGGGATCAAGACGTTCGCGCCACGGAACGTTCCGCAACTGGGGATCAACACCGGCACGCTGGCGTTCCTCTCGCGAGTCGAACCGGAGAACCTCGAGGCAGCGCTCGACGAGGTCATCCGAGGCCGGGCCGAGGTCGACAGCCGCCAGCAGGTGGCCGTCGAGGCTCCCGGACTCGAGGCGACCGGGATCAACGACGTCATGCTCGAACACGTGCCGCCGGAGGACCCCATCGACCGGAAGATCACCACGCTCGACGTCTACGCGGACGACGAATACGTCGGCGAGTTCGAGGGGACGGGCGTGGCGGTCTCGACGCCGACGGGATCGACCGGTATCTCGCTGTCGGCGAACGGGCCGATCCACTACCCGGTGAACAACCACACCCTGCAGCTGGTGCCGTTGCACACCCACCAGCTCGGGGTGCGGCCGGTCGTCGTCTCGCCCTCGACGGAACTGCGGCTGGTCACCCGCGGGGAGGCGAGCCTGCTGGTCGACGGGGGCCGCTCGCACGCGACCCTCGAGGCCGGCAGCGAGGTGCTCGTGACGGGGGCCGACCAACTGGCTCACGTCGTCCGGACGAGCTACGACGACCACTTCTTCTCGGCGATCTCGAAGAAGCTCGGCTGGGACATCCGAAAGCCCGACCCCGACCCCGACCCCGACTCCGATACGGACCCGGGCCCCGCCGGCGCAGTCGACGCCGAACTCGACCGACGCCTCGAGGTCGCCGCCGGATCGGGGCCCGCACCGGACGAGTCGTTCGCCTCGCAGCGCAGCGTTGGGACCGCGACGAGCACGGACGACGGGTCAGCGGAGACGGACGAAACCGACGTCCACGAGCGCGCGCTGCGGATCGCGACCGAGGCGGCGGAGGCCGCCGGCGAACCGCTTCGCGAACTGCACGGCCAGGTCGAGACGATCACCGTCAAAAGCGACAAATCGGACGTCGTCACCGAGGCCGACCACCAGGCCGACCGGATCATCACGGCCGTGATCCGCAACGAGTTCCCCGAACACAGAATTCTCTCGGAGGAGGGGCCCTCCTGGGAGCGGGACGGCAACGAACCACCAACCCGTGACCGGGATCCCGCCGACATCGACGACGCCACGGGGGCGTCTCCTACGGGCTACACCTGGGTCGTCGACCCCCTCGACGGGACCGGCAACTTCGCCCACGGCAACCCGAACTACTCGGTCTCGATCGCACTGCTCGAGGACGGCGACCCCGTCGTCGGCGTCGTCTACGTCCCCGAAACCGACGAACTGTTCAGCGCGATCGCGGGTCGCGAGGCCCGGCGCAACGGCGACCGGATCGAGACGACCGACCGGGACCGCCTCGACGAGAGCATGCTCATCTCGGGGTACGACCCGGACGGCTCCTTCCTCTCGCACTTCTACCAGGAGTCACGGGGCGTGCGCCGGCTGGGATCGGCGGCGCTCAACCTCTGTTACCTCGCGAGCGGCAGCGCCGACGCCACCTGGGAACACGACACCCACCCGTGGGACGTCGCCGCGGGCCTGGTGATCGCCCGTGCCGCCGGCGCGACGATCACCGACGAGCGCGGGGAACCGTTCGACCTCACGCTCGAGGACGACGGCCGCGCGGCGCTGTTGGGCTCGAACGGGCCGTTGCACCCGTCGCTGCTCGAGCACCTCGAGGCGGGACGGACGGGCGCGGAGACGAACGCCGACGGCGGCGACTGA
- the gcvPB gene encoding aminomethyl-transferring glycine dehydrogenase subunit GcvPB: protein MTDADDNVRYDQARYVENGQYEPLLSEKDLTRVEIDEGDDGDDSPLPDDLTRDSLELPELSEPELVRHYTRLSQMIYGIDSGPYPLGSCTMKYNPKFTEDVAAVPDGAVHPDRSEESVQGTLELLYRLQDYLGRIGGMDAVTLQPPAGAAGEFVGIRVAAAYHEHNGEGHRDEVIVPESAHGTNFASAALGGYEVVSLPSDDEGRVDLEALEAALSENTAALMLTNPNTLGLFERDIEEIAEMVHDVGGLLYYDGANLNALLGRARPGDMGFDVMHYNVHKTFATPHGGGGPGAGPVGVVDELAPFLPSPRVRTDGDASYELFEPEHTIGKVHGFHGNWLVLVKTFAYIARLGDEGLTDASAKAVLNANYLASRIEYDVPYEPFHHEFVASAGDQDAADVAKRMLDYGVHPPTTKWPEIVPEALMTEPTEVESKDTLDRLAAAFNAVAAEEDATLEDAPERTTARRIDQTSAARSPRLSWQTLSDEEE from the coding sequence ATGACTGATGCTGACGACAACGTACGATACGATCAGGCGCGCTACGTCGAGAACGGCCAGTACGAACCCCTGCTCTCGGAGAAGGACCTGACGCGGGTCGAGATCGACGAGGGGGACGACGGGGACGACTCCCCGCTCCCCGACGACCTCACCCGCGACTCCCTCGAGTTGCCGGAACTCTCCGAACCCGAACTGGTCCGCCACTACACGCGGCTCTCCCAGATGATCTACGGGATCGACAGCGGGCCCTACCCGCTCGGGTCGTGCACGATGAAGTACAACCCCAAGTTCACCGAGGACGTCGCGGCCGTCCCCGACGGGGCGGTCCACCCCGACCGCTCCGAGGAGTCCGTCCAGGGCACTCTCGAGCTGCTGTACCGGCTGCAGGACTATCTGGGCCGGATCGGCGGGATGGACGCGGTCACGCTCCAGCCGCCCGCGGGCGCGGCCGGCGAGTTCGTCGGGATCCGCGTCGCTGCGGCCTACCACGAGCACAACGGCGAGGGCCACCGCGACGAGGTCATCGTCCCCGAGAGCGCCCACGGGACCAACTTCGCCAGCGCCGCGCTGGGCGGCTACGAGGTCGTCTCCCTGCCCAGCGACGACGAGGGGCGGGTCGACCTCGAGGCACTCGAGGCCGCCCTCTCGGAGAACACGGCGGCCCTGATGCTGACGAACCCGAACACGCTCGGGTTGTTCGAGCGCGACATCGAGGAGATCGCGGAGATGGTCCACGACGTCGGGGGGCTGCTCTACTACGACGGGGCGAACCTGAACGCCCTGCTCGGACGCGCCCGACCCGGCGACATGGGCTTCGACGTGATGCACTACAACGTCCACAAGACGTTCGCGACCCCCCACGGCGGCGGCGGGCCCGGCGCCGGTCCCGTCGGCGTCGTCGACGAACTCGCGCCGTTCCTCCCCTCGCCGCGGGTCCGGACCGACGGCGACGCGAGCTACGAACTGTTCGAACCCGAACACACCATCGGCAAGGTCCACGGCTTCCACGGCAACTGGCTCGTCCTCGTCAAGACCTTCGCCTACATCGCCCGCCTGGGCGACGAGGGGCTGACGGACGCCAGTGCCAAGGCCGTGCTCAACGCGAACTACCTCGCGAGTCGGATCGAGTACGACGTCCCCTACGAGCCGTTCCACCACGAGTTCGTCGCCAGCGCGGGCGACCAGGACGCCGCCGACGTCGCAAAGCGGATGCTCGACTACGGCGTCCATCCACCGACGACCAAGTGGCCCGAGATCGTCCCCGAGGCGCTGATGACCGAGCCGACCGAGGTCGAGAGCAAGGACACGCTCGACCGCCTCGCGGCGGCGTTCAACGCCGTCGCCGCGGAGGAGGACGCGACGCTCGAGGACGCCCCGGAACGGACGACCGCGCGTCGGATCGACCAGACCAGCGCGGCCCGGAGTCCGCGGCTGTCCTGGCAGACGCTCTCGGACGAAGAGGAGTGA
- the gcvPA gene encoding aminomethyl-transferring glycine dehydrogenase subunit GcvPA has translation MTGSHSHATGSPYAPHTEDERAAMLEAVGVEAVEELFDIPEAVEFDGEFGIDARTERETRELVRSLLERNDDLTELLGRGHYGYYVPSLVDHLADRSEFLTSYTQYQPEVSQGFLQALFEYQSLLVELTGLEIANCSMYDAATALGEAATLADRVRSTGGTRVLVPDLLREGRRSTLENYVAGTDLVVEEYPTEDGGVDLAALEDGVDEDVVMIYAENPTVRGTIEERLAEIGDLADDAGALFTLGSDPIALSLLERPVDVGADVVVGDASVLGLPTSYGMGLGLFACREDYLRQVPGRLVGASEDATDRRAYTLTLQTREQHIRRERATSNICTNQAWVALRTAMHAATLGPSGMVDLAKRGVERAEGLAERVDDLVGIKAPVHDRHHLREFVARVDQPARAIAADLEDRGYAVHVVGDHELQICVAGATDEQIDGFVEALSEVVR, from the coding sequence ATGACCGGATCACACTCACACGCAACGGGGAGCCCGTACGCTCCCCACACGGAGGACGAACGGGCGGCGATGCTCGAGGCCGTCGGCGTCGAGGCCGTCGAGGAACTGTTCGACATCCCGGAGGCAGTCGAGTTCGACGGCGAGTTCGGCATCGATGCACGGACCGAACGCGAGACGAGGGAACTGGTGCGTTCGCTCCTCGAGCGAAACGACGACCTCACGGAGCTGCTGGGTCGGGGCCACTACGGCTACTACGTCCCCTCGCTGGTCGACCACCTCGCGGACCGCTCGGAGTTTCTCACCTCCTACACGCAGTACCAGCCCGAGGTGTCCCAGGGGTTCCTGCAGGCGCTGTTCGAGTACCAGTCGCTTCTGGTCGAGTTGACCGGGCTCGAGATCGCCAACTGTTCGATGTACGACGCGGCGACGGCGCTCGGCGAAGCCGCGACGCTCGCCGATCGGGTCCGCTCGACCGGCGGCACGCGGGTGCTCGTCCCCGACCTCCTTCGCGAGGGGCGTCGCAGCACGCTCGAGAACTACGTCGCCGGTACGGACCTGGTCGTCGAGGAGTACCCGACCGAAGACGGCGGCGTCGACCTCGCCGCCCTCGAGGACGGCGTCGACGAGGATGTCGTCATGATCTACGCCGAGAACCCGACGGTCCGGGGGACGATCGAGGAACGGCTCGCCGAGATCGGCGACCTCGCGGACGACGCTGGGGCGCTGTTCACCCTCGGCTCGGACCCGATCGCGCTGTCGCTGCTCGAGCGGCCGGTCGACGTCGGCGCGGACGTCGTCGTCGGCGACGCGAGCGTGCTCGGCCTGCCGACGAGCTACGGGATGGGCCTCGGTCTCTTTGCCTGTCGCGAGGACTACCTCCGGCAGGTCCCCGGTCGACTCGTCGGGGCCAGCGAGGACGCGACCGACCGCCGAGCCTACACGCTGACGCTGCAGACCCGCGAACAGCACATCCGACGCGAGCGGGCAACGAGTAACATCTGTACGAACCAGGCGTGGGTCGCCCTGCGGACCGCGATGCACGCCGCAACGCTTGGCCCGAGCGGTATGGTCGACCTCGCGAAACGCGGCGTTGAACGGGCCGAGGGCCTCGCCGAGCGCGTCGACGACCTCGTCGGCATCAAAGCGCCGGTCCACGACCGCCACCACCTCCGGGAGTTCGTCGCCCGCGTCGATCAGCCAGCGAGGGCGATCGCGGCCGATCTCGAGGACCGGGGGTACGCGGTCCACGTCGTCGGCGACCACGAACTGCAGATCTGCGTCGCCGGCGCGACCGACGAGCAGATCGACGGCTTCGTCGAGGCGCTCTCGGAGGTGGTACGATGA
- a CDS encoding AI-2E family transporter, whose protein sequence is MGESSAGPTRALERPALAAVAAVAVLLAALVVLPYVQYVLLGIVLAYVLAPAQRQLDRYLRPLYAAIVLVGVAILAILLPTAYVLAIAFREALEVVSAVQNGSLDVEAIEAQLEATGYTIDLVEMYGTYQEPIATGLQGLATSGLEIVGGLPSILIGVTVTLFVLFALLRDGGRLIAWLRGVLPIEDRLQRELLAELDQLMWASVVGNVAVAAIQAAVLGAGLVVLGVPAVVFLTVATFVLALLPLVGAFGVWLPISVYLVATGQLLAAAALVVYGSIVSASDTYLRPALIGRTSAFNSAIVVVGIFGGIVVFGAVGLFVGPVILGGAKIAVDVYARERRRDSETGAGRPPMPPVGVRDSGTAERTTTGTEAESEAATETDQETETPTNPNTDARGSRD, encoded by the coding sequence ATGGGAGAGAGTTCCGCGGGTCCCACGCGGGCGCTCGAGCGGCCCGCCCTCGCGGCCGTCGCCGCCGTCGCCGTCCTCCTCGCGGCGCTGGTCGTGTTGCCGTACGTCCAGTACGTCCTGCTGGGGATCGTGCTCGCGTACGTGCTCGCGCCGGCCCAGCGGCAACTCGATCGGTATCTCCGACCGCTGTACGCCGCGATCGTCCTCGTCGGCGTCGCGATCCTCGCGATTCTATTGCCGACCGCGTACGTGCTTGCCATCGCTTTCCGCGAGGCGCTCGAGGTGGTGTCGGCCGTCCAGAACGGCAGTCTCGACGTCGAAGCGATCGAGGCGCAACTCGAGGCGACGGGGTACACGATCGATCTCGTCGAGATGTACGGCACCTATCAGGAGCCGATCGCGACCGGGCTCCAGGGGCTGGCCACGAGCGGCCTCGAGATCGTCGGCGGCCTGCCGAGCATCCTGATCGGGGTCACGGTAACGCTGTTCGTCCTGTTCGCACTGTTACGGGATGGCGGCCGATTGATCGCGTGGCTGCGGGGGGTTCTGCCGATCGAGGACCGCCTTCAGCGGGAGTTGCTGGCGGAACTGGACCAGCTGATGTGGGCCTCGGTCGTCGGCAACGTGGCCGTAGCGGCGATTCAGGCGGCCGTACTCGGAGCTGGCCTCGTGGTACTCGGAGTCCCGGCGGTTGTCTTCTTGACGGTCGCGACCTTCGTCCTCGCGCTGTTGCCGCTCGTGGGTGCGTTCGGCGTCTGGCTCCCGATCTCGGTGTACCTGGTGGCGACCGGTCAGTTGCTCGCGGCGGCGGCCCTCGTCGTCTACGGCTCGATCGTCAGCGCCTCGGACACCTACCTGCGACCGGCGCTGATCGGTCGAACGAGCGCGTTCAACTCGGCGATCGTGGTCGTCGGCATCTTCGGCGGGATCGTCGTCTTCGGCGCGGTGGGGCTGTTCGTCGGCCCCGTGATCCTCGGCGGCGCGAAGATCGCGGTCGACGTCTACGCTCGGGAGCGACGACGGGACTCCGAAACGGGAGCCGGCCGGCCGCCGATGCCCCCGGTCGGGGTCAGAGATTCCGGAACCGCCGAGAGGACGACCACTGGAACCGAAGCGGAGTCGGAAGCCGCGACGGAGACCGATCAGGAGACCGAAACCCCCACCAATCCGAACACCGACGCTCGAGGGAGCCGCGACTGA